From the genome of Nicotiana sylvestris chromosome 1, ASM39365v2, whole genome shotgun sequence:
CCACTCTTTTCTGCTGAAGTTCTAAAGATTTCCTTTGTTCTTGAACATAGGCGGTTGGCACGGATGAGGCAACAACTTGTGTAGGCATTGTCATAAGAAATCAAAAAAGTGGAATGTAAGAGAAACTATTTAGACAGGACGTCATTATTTGCAGTACAATGCTGCTTAAGTCTAACTATTGTGATTGTGACTTCGCTACAGGACATCTGTTGCTCACTTGGATTCACCAGATATTGTTGATGTTGGCCTAGACCAGATGTTGGCATCTGGTGTCAATCAAAGCTCAGATGCCATGTTGGATGTATTCTTCTCTAATCCTTGATGTCTAACAACATTAGTAACTAGCTTTTTTAACTCGTTACTCACTTTGGATGTTGACATTGGATGGGTATAATATGCAGGTTCATCTAATTGGTGGCTTTGATGATGGCTCACCTAAAGTCTGGCCAAGACTAtgcttttcttttgattttcagtGAGATAGTGAGTCATCTAGAGGCTAGATAATGAAGCTGAATCTGTTGGGCTTTTTATGCAGCATGTTAATGGTATTACGGAAGGTCATGCAGAATTGGAGGGCTATTCCTTCCCTTTGTGCAAGAAAATACTTGAAAGCCTGGCAAAGAGTAATATGAAGTTCCAGATTCACACTCTTCATGTTCTTGGGCACAATACAAGACGAGATTCTGAAGGAAATTCATACCCCATCTTCTCTGGTTTGCTGGTAAGCTctattttggatttcagtttagttTATAGCGCTGATTATCACAGGACAAGGGAGGGAAAGCTTAGTGGTAAAATCACCAACGGAGCAAAGTGGGAAAAGACTGTCATTATTCGGCTCCTGGGTAGGGGAGTTCACCATTTCAGAAAAAAGATAGCCTTTATTATACAGTCATGATACCTCAATATTCCAAGATGCAATGTCCAAAAGGAGATGTCTGTTCAATGGATACAAAGACTTCAAGGTGGAGAAGTTCATCGAAAGTTGAGCTTTAGGAGGAACTTGCAAGATTGGGAGGTAACATGATTCCAAAGGTTGATTGAGCTGCTTTATGAATAAAGTGTCCACAGGCTCGCTATGATGTTTGGAGAGGGGGCAGGGAATAATGGTGTTTTTTTCTGTTAAGTCCTATTGTGAATCTTTTGGGTAGTGGGGAATCTTCTTTTCCATACCTCTCGGTGTGGATCCCTAGGGTTCTGAGAAAGATGTGCTTTTCACGTGGCTAGCTGCGACGGGGGAAATCTTGACGGCTGAGAATCTGAGGAAGAGGACACATGTGTGAGCAGGTGCTTCATGTATAAGAGCTCGGGTGAATACTTGAATCACCTCCTTTTGCATTGCTGGATGGCGTTTCGCTTGTGGTGGGAAATACTGTGTTTGTTTGGTCTTCAATTGGTGAATCCAGGCACGGTCAGAGAAGTTTTGTTTAGCTGGACCTTTAGTGGATGAAAGAGAAGACACAGGGCGTGGGATGTTGCTCCACTAGCACTTATGTGGACCATATGGAGAGAGAAAGTAGGAGAGCTTTTGACTGAATAGAGAAAGATTTTGTTCACTTGAGGAATAGCCTCTTATCCCTTGTTTCTTGTTGTTGCACCCATGAGGTTTCCGTAAGTGTAGAGGACTCTgtgtcaacaacaacaacaacatacccagtgtagtcccacaagtggggttcTAGAGGACTCTGTGTCGTTTGTAGGAAACCATATctttttgtaaggttttctacTTTGGGTATACTTCTTGTATACAGGTTTTTTTCTCAATTCTTAACAAAATCTTATTACTTgattaaaaaaaagaagtcaAGAACGGATACATATAGAGATGGAAAGTAAACATTAACTAACACGAAAAGGAGAATGATTTATTGGGTTTTCTCGCCATTACTGACTGGCATGTTGAAAACATCCAGGGGATTATAGATTGAGCCTTGAGTCAGTCGGTTGATCATCTATACTTTTTGGTTCTCCTCTGTAACAAAGAAACGATTGTTCGAGTATAATTTTCTCAGCAACTGCAGATCTTTTTAGAGTGGAGATTCttaaatttttcaaaattcaTTTGCTTAGGTGGAAACTGCCACTGGGTCTATTTTTCCAGCAAGCTTTGATGCAACAACAAGATGTCCTGATGAAGTTGTTAGGAGAATACGAGTGACTGCAGCTTTCGAGGACCGTAGTTGGGAAGGAAGATTATTAGAGACATATGATACTCAGAATGACCAATTCGTGATTGCTCCATGCACTTGGTAAAACTGCTTACCTTTGGATTCTTTATTTATAGTTTTACTGCTTTTCAACATTAACTCATGATTTATATTTCTTATCCTGTCATGTCATTTCTCAGTTTGTCGCCTTCCCTGAATTCGTTATAAGCTACTTTGTCAGCTAAATTCCTTCTctatattttaattttgtttagaTGAACTGCATGAGTAATATATAGATACATAACTACACCAGCTGAGACACTAGTGACTAACTttaacttaactaacttgtgtgtgtgtgggtgggggggggggggagattaTGACTTCTAACAATTGATAGAACCTACATAAGTGGGACAATTGGTATTAAAAAGCACCATTGTCATCAAATCTGTGATCTATTGGTTACACATTTTTTGTTTGCCTATGCCACTAAAGCTTGGCCTCTTTGATGTTTTAAATATATCTCCTAATGAACTCCATTTTTTTTGACATAGGAGCATGCGTAAGATACATATAGCGCTCATGCTACAGAATTTATCTGACCAAGAAATCCTTCTTACATGTTCCACTTCTCCTTCTGCCGAGGCTCCAGATTTCGTGGATGGCCTAAGAAGGTACTACAATAGTTCCAAAATAATGATACACTAGTTCCTTTCTCACGTTCACGGATATGTCAGCTGGCTATCCATGTGAAACATCATTTGAACAAATTCTTTCTACAGGCAGTGGGACTATCTAATCCAACACCCAGATTGGAAAGAAACATTCCCTTCCAAACAGCCACATATATTTCGAAGGACAGAAGATAATAGTTGGGTGAGGCACTGCGCAAAATTCAGCAGCTTATCTTATGCATACACTGATTAAGGACGATTTGTTCAAGGTCGAGCTCTAGGGGAAATGAAGGTCGTGCATGTCTTATGGTATGTACCAATATTGAAAGAGGAAATCGTACATTAATTTCTTCGATTAGGTTTAAAAAGCTCAAGGGTGATATCCCCTCTCTCCTACTATTGCAGGTTAAGCAGTGTTCTGGCACCCCTGCTTCTGTGGAGAAGGGCAGGATTCATAGCTTAGACTTACCTCTTCATGCTCTATTGATAAAAGAAGCTTGAAATGATTATAGATTGTTGGACAGGATAAGGTAGCAGCTATAACTATTAACTAAGACCTCCGTTCGCAACTTCACATGCTCCATTGATGAGCCAAAACTTGAAATACTTGGcaattttcttgttaggtattGTCTTATTAATTGTTTGATACAATAATTGGTTTTCAGAGAGTTTGGCAATTCCACGGAGAACCACCATTgtaaaactgaaattttaaggtTACAGTATATATTTTATcggaaaaaagaatcaaattatATTACTTTCATTTTAAgtggtaaaaattgcacggggcgccctatttggtcgcccccatttaacctatatccatttttttaaaaactttgaacttgtacccactttttaaacaacttcaaccCCCTTTCTCCTCCCCCTCCTTtgtattcttctttcttcttctacaaCGATCCTCTGGAAAAATATACCTCTAAGTGATAACAGTTTTAACATTTGTGGTTTTTCATTTCAGTCAGAATATTGAGTGCCAATTCTTACTACTTAAAGTTATATATTTTGTCTCGTTTAATCACCACTTCACTCACACATGTTAGTTTTGCAGGCTTCAACACAATACAATTGTGTTATTTGAATCCAGCAAGCTGCTATGCTCTATGTTGTTGTCTCGATAGAATTCTTCGATTCCTCTAGGATTAATTCCCAAAGATGGTGAGACCAATGCGTTGACAAACTTAAACGTGAGTGAAAACTACGGATACCTTGTATACTGCGTACATattggacaaaagaaagaagagttTGGATCAGATAGCATAAACCATGAGAGCATAAAACATGCTTAAGTTAatcaaatatagaacaaaaacttcagctttagagctgaagttccccagttacaaaacaaaaacttcagctctagaactgaagttcgccagttacaaacaaaaacttcgccagttacaaaacaaaagcacaaaaacaaaaacttcagctctagagctgaagttcacgagttacaaaacaaaaacttcagctctagagctgaagttcgccagttacaaaacaaaaacttcagctctagagctgaacttcaggcccggctactagaatgctgaagttttgcgtgattgcctttgttacttcagccctgtatgctgaagttatgcgaaaaagcgggtacgcttgcaattttttttgtaaagcggacacaagttaaaacgtgacacaaaaagcgggtatagatacaAATGCCCCTTTTAAGCGAGGGGTTCATAATACGAGTTCAAAGTGCGCgagtcaaactatttaattctcATTATTAATTGAACATAAAATCTTCTACTGTTTAATAAAATTTACCTTCTtagaaatgcataaaaaatactTTAAATTACGATATTTAATATTTGGATAATTTCGAATAAAGAAAAACGTCTTCCAAATGGTAGTAGTGCTACATAATGTGGAACAGAAGGAATACAACATCTTCAATGTGGTTAAGATGTTTGCTTAAGCTCCATTAAAGCTCCTGTTAATTCAGTCAGTAGATACTGTTTGCCGGAGTCTCAAGAGCTATTATTAGCTACTACGTAATAAAATAGTAAACAGAGATATAAAAGGGTCTTGTTATGAGCTCTTTAACATTTCTCAATTTTGAACTCCAATTATTCTAAAGCGGCAGTAACAAGACCCTATCAAAGGACTGTCACCAATGGACTGTCTATGAGGCCACCAAATACTCGCTGGAAATAATACACTAGTACAGCACGGCCAATATCCTTTCAAGGTTTATCCTTGCTCTATCTGTTCCACCAAAAAGTTTTAGGCcctttttgttaaattaatttaataagaAGATAGAGGATAAATCTCATTCGGAAAAAAGGGTCTGATCTATCCCTGTACTATGGCAAATTGTTTAAAATGTCCCCCGTTATATTATTGGGCCATAAAAGTCCCTCCCGTCCAACTATCCTAACAAATATGTCCTTAGTTAGACGGAGGTGCCACGTGGCATCCATCCGTGCTTGTTTTAAATCTGGGCACATAAGAGACGACTCGCTCCATGAAACCCACCAACCCAAATAACGCGACCCGCCATTTACAAACCAAATAATACCCATTTCGTCCATTTCATTTTTCCCGTTTCATTTTCTTCTCTCACTAACTATCTAGAACATGAAAATACTCTCACAACTTTGTTGATAACCGATTTGAAGTGACGAAATTCCATAAAGGTAATACCTTCCTCCATGAAAATCATTCGTCTTTGCTATATTATTCATGTTAGTATTGcaattttttagttttcttttcgTATTTTAGGGTTTTTATGTTAGGGTTTCGATTTCTTAGATTTCATCTACATCTAACTCAAGTTTCTGAAATTTCATTGATATATCCTTATTTCTTGTCAGTTGCTAGTGTTTGCATGCATGGTTTAcgccttttttctttatttattgctgGGGTTTTGTGGGATTAAGTCCTGATTCTTTGTTTTGTGGGATTTTGTGGGGTTATGTGAGGTTTGTTTGTTTGTCCTTTTCCACAAAAGTATATTTATGTTGTCTAAAGATTCTGCACTGTTCCTTTGTTTATTAACAATGATGGTCCCCAATTATGTGGTCATTTGATTAAAGTATTCGGGTATGTTGGATTTTCTTTAGGGAGGGACCTCTTgtcataaaaaaatatttctttttggcATTAATTATTCCTTCCCACTATTGATTTTtacattaattatatttttttctatTGTGTTTTATTGGTTGTTGGAGATGGTGTTACTGAGCCTCAAGTTGTCTACACAGGAAAATTGGTGAAGACTTGGACAGGTTATGACTCCGACTTACTTTCAGACATAGACATAGTCAATGAATTCACAAATATGCTAGGATTTTTAGGGGTTCAACAACTTATAGTTGATGCCCCATCTGGTAAATTTTATGTGATTGAGGGGGATGATGGTGTTAGACATTTACAAAGGTTATTATGCAATGAATTCAATGTAGTGAACCTATATGGTGTAGATGAATGTGAGCCCCATATTTACTCTATTCCCAATATTGTACAATATGAAGAAGAATCTAATAAAATAGTGGATGATGTTGGTACTGATTGTAGCTTAAGTGATGTATGATCTGACTCTAGTACTAATTCTGAAGGATACAATTCTGAAGAATTAGAAGCACTTAaagcacaaaagaaaaggaaaataaatgaaaaaCTTAGTGACTGCAAAGAGTTATGCAAAGGTATGTCCTGAAGCTAGGAAGTGTCTGAAGTTATATTCTCTGGCTAACAAGAAAAGATTAAAATTGGAGAAGAGTGACCTAGAAAGGCTTAGGTATAGTTGTGATATTGTTGGTTGTCCCTGTGTGTGCTTAATATCAAAAGAAAAGTTTGGTGGGGTTAAAATCAAGACTTTATCTACTGAACATGATTGTGGCACTGCATTTGATAACAAGACTGTTGATTTTAGTACCATTGCACAATATTTCAAGCAGAAGTTAAAGGATAATCCTAAGTAGAAGGTTAGGGAGATGATGTTAGATTTGAAGAGAAACTTTGAGCTAAATGTTAGTCATGTGAAGTGCAAGAGGGCAAAGAGGATGGTATTTGAGTTACTAGATGGTAGTTTTTCAGATGAGTACAATAAACTAGAAGCTTATGCCAATGAATTGAGGGAAAGTAACCCTAGTAGTGATGTGGTTGTTACACTTTCAAAGAGTACACTTGAAGAAGGAAGAAGAAGGTTCTTGAGAATGCATATGTGTTTTCATGCTTTGAAGATGGGTTTCAATCTAGGATTGAGACCTTTTATTGGTTTGGATGGTACATTTTTGAAGGGCAAAGCCAAAGGCCAACTGTTAGTGGCAGTTGGACAGGATTCATAGAATCATTTTTATCCTTTGGCATGGGCAGTTGTTGAAAAGGAGAACAAAAATACTTGGAATTGGTTCCTACAACTGCTGCAATCTTCTTTGGACCTCAAGGAAGGGGAAAGAATCACCTTCATGTCAGATATGCAAAAGGTGAAGTTTTCTGAAATTTCGGATCTGTTATTCAATCTTCTAATTACTTTTTACTTGATAATCAATTCTGAACATCTTTGTTTGTTCTGCAAGGACTGCTTGATGCAGTCAAAACAGTCCTTCCCCAAGCACATCACAGGTATTATGTTAGACATATTAAGCCTAACTGTTACAAACAGTACAATACTGCGGAAAACAAGAATGCATGGACAACACTGGATTGTGGATGCAAGGGATAAGCCAATAATCAAGATGTCAGATGACATCATAATCAAGACCATGAACTTGTTAAGAGAACATGTAGAAGAAGTTAGGAGCTGGAGACATGATTTCAGTCTAAAATGTAAGGACTTGTACAATGAGTACCTGCAGATTGCACAAACTGTGTGTGAAGTAAATACAAATGGTCAAAATGGCTATGAAGTAACAGAAGGATCTGATAAGCATTGTGTTAATTTGGTTGTGAAGAAGTGCACTTGTAGGTCATGGGACCTTATAGGAATCCCATGTCCACATGCTATTAGAGCTATACTTCATGACTCTGGTGATCCAATCACTGAAATCAACTGGTGGTATAGCAAGGAGGCATTTTTGCTGACTTATAGGCACAAAATACAACATGTCAGGGGAGAAAAGGTTTGGAAGATTGAACCATCTCAAGCAATGGAGCCTCCAGAGCTTGTGAAATTGGCTGGTAGACCTAAGGTTAAGAGAGATAGGCAGAAGGATGAGGCAGTTAAAAAATAAGGAGTGTGGTCACAGTCCAGAAAAGGAAGAATCATGACTTGTAGCAAATGTGGAGAAACAACTCATAATGCAAGGACTTGTGATCAGGTAATTATTTTACATTAACTTCAAAGTATTAAATACTAGACATGAAGAATatttctaacttgtctttttaACTATTTTAATCAAGGGAAAGAAGCAAAGTAAGAGAGGAAAAGTTGAGCAGGCTGCTGCCACAACTGAACAGGCTACCACCAGTTCAGCACCTGCTACCACAACTGAGCAGGCTTCCACAACTTAGCAGGCTACCACCAGTTCAACACCCGCTGCAAAAAGAATCAAAAGGAAAGCAATAGAGGAAGAGCCAAGTTGTTTGATAGAACATGAAACTGAACCTCAAGTTGAAAATGATATCAACTGTTCAACACCTCAAGCCACTCAACCAAGTCAGGACAGTGGGCTTAGGTTCATGCCTACACCTGGAAGAATACTTAGGTCAAGAGTTAGACATGAAGAAGATGTTGTGCTTAGGCCAAGAGTTATATTAGAAGTAACTACAAGGCTTAGGATGAGACAACAGGTACAAATACCAGCTGGAATAAGGTCAATCAACTTCACAGGTGATCATAGTGGTGTTAGTGTACCAACAGATCTGCCATATTCAACCCCAACATTATAGTGGAAGGGGAAGGATGCTGTAACTGCAAATCAGTTGGAAAAACAAGGGCAAGAAGGAATTGGGAATCTGAAATCAAGGAGAAAAAAACTGAAGACAAAAGTATAATTTTTTTGTTGTATGAGATGTATTTACTTCAAACTTATAGACAGTTGTGTCCCTTTTAGTATACTGTAATTTCAGTTTTTTGGTGCTATTTTGGTGATGTAACTACTGGAGTTACTGTCTTCTTTGGTGATGTAATTACAATTATTTGGTGCTATTTTTTGTGCGGTTTTAGTGATGTAATTACAATTATTTGGTGCTGTTTTAGTGATGTAACTACTGGAAATACTGAATTTTTGGTGAGTTAATTACATTTTCTTGGTGCTGTTTCAGAAAATTACTACTGGAACTACTGTGTTTTTGGTGATGTAATTACAGTTTCTTAGTGTtgtttttggtgttgttttagTGATGTAACTACTGGAGTTACTATGTTTTTTGTTATGTAATTTCAGTTTTTTTAGTGCTATTTTTGGTGCTGTACTATGTTGTAAGCATTTGTGTTTGGTGAAGTTTATGTTTTTGGTGATCTATGTTTTCAAACTAAGTTCTAGTGCTTAAAAAGGGACCATATGCCATAAAACAATTCAAACTAAATTCAAACAATTGACAAGTCAGTAGATAGAACATCAAAACACTAGTACTTGGAAACATAGAACATCAAAACACTATTACTTGGAAACAAACATTAACAATTGATGTAATTATTTTACAATGACAAAAAAACTCTAGTAATTAGGAACATACATTAACAAGTGAAATATGGACCATATGCCATCTTCAGCAAACCCAATTTACTTCATCCACATTGTCGCAACAAAACCAACAAAAAGTGCAACTGAAATTCAAATAAACATCTCCATCTTAACCACTTTATCTTCGATTTCCCTTACTTTGTTCACTTCAACATTTTTTGcaacctccaaatcttcaactttttccaacaacttgtcTCTTTCTATCTTGCACGACTCCAATAATTGCTTCAACATATTGATTGTAACATTAGCAGCATCTAATTTACACTGCAACTTATTGATTTCTACCAAATCTCTATCCAAAAAAGGTTCGTCTTGCCATTCCCAATATCCACACGACTCATTCTAGCGAAAATGAACAATAATTAGGTTAGAAGGAATAAAACTTCAATTTTTGTACAAACAATTAACAAACTTACTTCAGGTTTTGCACATTTATAGAATCTTCTTCTGGAATTTTGAGGTGTGGTCGATCAAAAGTGGTTGGCAATCTCTCCACAATGGCACATCCTCTTTGATGTAGCACTAGAATCCGACATCTATGATGAAATTTATTGAAATGGGTTGTCTTGATGGAGCTAATAACATAGAGGGTTTGATGGAGATGGCAGCAGGAGTATAAATTAGGGTTGGGGTTTAATTTGGGTTATAAATCGTTGGCCAGTGGCTTTGGGGTATTATTTGGGTTGGCGGGTTTCATGGAGCGGGTCGTCTCTTATGTGCCCAGATTTAAAACAGGCACGGATGGATACCACGTGGCACCTCCGTCTAACTAAGGGCAGATTTGTTAAGATAGTTGGACGGCATGGACTTTTATGGTCCAATAGTATAACTGGGGATAATTTTAAACAATTTACCATAGTACAGGGATAAATCAGACCCTTTTCCGTTTCCGATAATCATTTCTAGATCAGGAACCACAAACATGTATAAACTATTATAGTTTAGTGTGAAAGGCCAATATAGTCCCGCTCGTACTCCACAATATAATGAAATATGGAAATTTACATAATATCAAATGGAAAAGAGAAATAGCAACAGAAACGATTCACCCGACTGTGGGCTAGACAGATTTGTATTTTCTTGAGAAGGTCGAATTACAGATGAATACCAAGATCTAAGCTCTTTTATCCTTTTGGAGATGGATCTGAGGTCATGGACTATCGTTCCTCTCCGAAAGGTGTGTTCTTCTTGGATCTTTTTACTGCCCCCTCCCCTCGTTACTCTCTCTCCTAGTATTTATATAAAACACTTGTATTATGCATTGGTCCTTAACCAGTGTACCCCCTCTTTATTGAATATCATGTGGAATAGTCCTTTAAAATTGCTAAGTGTCGAACCAGCCGTACGAGCCTCATGAGTGCTCGACTTCAGCCATAGCCAGACTGTTTGCCGGTGTGTTGCATCCTAAACGTGACTTTGACTTGGCTGACCCCAGGCCATTCTCCCTTAAGTAGACTTCTTTTGATCAGATTTTGACTCATACAGTTAGTCTCTCCACCTATCGAGGTCGTCTTCAGACGAGCTCGATGGGCAGACCCCGCCGATTTGCGAGTTGAGAAATTTGAGCATCTTGGTCGAGGTGCGAACCCTTGATGGTGAGATAATAATGTGACTCTTTGAGAACTAATCATGACTGTTACGTCAGTTTCCAATGACATCAATTTGTCATGCGTCATTATGGTGTACGTTTCCAATCCGTTACGTCATTACCTATTCCTCTTCCGTTCTGGAGTTAATGTGGTGGCATTTGGTTTTCCCGCTCGAGATGCCTGTGTTCTTGTAAATAGAGAAGAAAATGTCTTATTTGGGTTACTAAGTTTCTTAATCCTTTGAACAGCTTCAAGCTTTACCTTCTACTTCTTCCGATTCTTGCGTTTCCATCTCCTTTCCTATAAAGTTTCCTGTCATTATTACCCTTTTCTTCTCAGCACTCCTCATCTACGCAACCAACAAGGAGATGGCTAGTGCATCCTCTAACTCTGATAGAGCCGTCAACGTCGCTGCATCGGGAACTGATATACCCTTTCATGAAGAAGGGGTAGTCATGCGGAAGATGAGAATTTCCCAACTATGGATGAAATAAATCCACGTTCGGGGAAGACCAGGACTGATTTCAAGAACTTTCCTGATGGTGAGCCTGAACCCGTTGTTTCCCAAATGGATGTTGTGGCACTCGATGCACTTAAGGCTAAATGGAGGATTCCTGACTACGTCGAACTCATACCTGCGGGCAACTACGTAGTGCAAATACATTGCCCAGGGTATTGCACATTCTATGCGTACCCATTCGTCATTGGTAACCACTTCCCTTTCTTTCCCTGGCTGAGGACTTCTATCGCTATTATGGGGTGTTCCCGGCTCAGCTCTCTCCATATATATACAAGATCTTCCTCATGCTTACCAAGTACGCGGAACTGGCCGGCCGGGGGATATCTCTCTGTCACTTGCTTCACCTAGTTTTTACAGGGGTACTATGATACATCTTCATCATCGCGAGACCAAGGgcttggtggtgaagatggatgataAGACCAATCACCA
Proteins encoded in this window:
- the LOC104235664 gene encoding protein N-terminal asparagine amidohydrolase; translation: MIFVSGVPFPTDDSSSSSQSQEHDILTALMEHPVLVSASSSLNDVEERKFSVSKDSSLSISRHNRWVYIFQREYATVDPALVDAVGTDEATTCVGIVIRNQKSGMTSVAHLDSPDIVDVGLDQMLASGVNQSSDAMLDVHLIGGFDDGSPKHVNGITEGHAELEGYSFPLCKKILESLAKSNMKFQIHTLHVLGHNTRRDSEGNSYPIFSGLLVETATGSIFPASFDATTRCPDEVVRRIRVTAAFEDRSWEGRLLETYDTQNDQFVIAPCTWSMRKIHIALMLQNLSDQEILLTCSTSPSAEAPDFVDGLRRQWDYLIQHPDWKETFPSKQPHIFRRTEDNSWVRHCAKFSSLSYAYTD
- the LOC104235665 gene encoding uncharacterized protein, with the translated sequence MMLDLKRNFELNVSHVKCKRAKRMVFELLDGSFSDEYNKLEAYANELRESNPSSDVVVTLSKSTLEEGRRRFLRMHMCFHALKMGFNLGLRPFIGLDVVEKENKNTWNWFLQLLQSSLDLKEGERITFMSDMQKSKQSFPKHITGIMLDILSLTVTNSTILRKTRMHGQHWIVDARDKPIIKMSDDIIIKTMNLLREHVEEVRSWRHDFSLKCKDLYNEYLQIAQTVCEVNTNGQNGYEVTEGSDKHCVNLVVKKCTCRSWDLIGIPCPHAIRAILHDSGDPITEINWWYSKEAFLLTYRHKIQHVRGEKVWKIEPSQAMEPPELVKLAGRPKVKRDRQKDEAVKK